Sequence from the Sphingobacteriaceae bacterium GW460-11-11-14-LB5 genome:
AGCTATCCCCCTGCGTTCGGCTACCGTTTTTAAACATTGACCTAATTGCCCGCCAGCACCAATTACTAATATTTTGTTCATATATACTGTAAAGCTGAGAATGGTTTTAGAAGTAAATCTTTATCAGACACGGCCTGATCCTGTTCAGGGATTAGCCAATCGATATTCAGATCAACGTCGTTATAAATTACCCCTGTTTCTGAAGCTTTATTAAAAAAATTATCGCATTTATATAAAAATTCTGCCGTTTCGCTTAATACTGAAAAGCCGTGAATAAATCCTCTTGGGATATATAACTGTAATTTATTCGCTGCGCTTAAACGTATGGCAAAATGTTTACCATAAGTTGGCGAGCTCGGGCGTACATCTACCGCAACATCGAGTACTTCTCCTTTGGTTACACGAACTAGCTTAGCCTGTGCAAATTCTCCGGCTTGGGCATGCAAGCCCCTAATTACACCGTATGAAGAATAAGATTCGTTGTCTTGGACAAACCTGCCCGACAAACCCGTTTTTTCTTCAAAGGTATTTTGATTAAAACTTTCAAAAAAATAGCCTCTTGGATCTTCAAATATCCTCGGCTTAATAATCAGACAATCTTTTAATCCTGTTTGTTCAATTTCCATTATTTATGACTGTACTGCTGTTCGTAATAAGATTGATAATTACCTGAAGTTACATTATTTAACCAGTCTTCGTTTTGAAGATACCAGTCTACTGTTTTGGCCAAACCCTCTTCAAACTGTAAACTCGGTACCCAATCCAATTGTTTTTGGAGTTTACTAGAATCAATGGCATAGCGCAGATCATGCCCGGCCCGATCGGTTACATAAGTAATCAGTTTAGCTGATTCACCAGCTTCCCGACCCAATTTTTGATCCATAATTGTACAAAGCAGATTAATCAGATCGATATTTTTCCATTCGTTATGCCCACCAATATTATAAGTGTCACCGGTTTTCGAATTGTGGAAAATCACATCAATTGCCCTGGCATGGTCTTCTACCCATAACCAATCACGTACATTCTCTCCTTTACCGTATACAGGTACCGGTTTGTTATTTTTAATATTATTAATCGCTAATGGAATCAGTTTCTCTGGAAAATGATGAGAGCCATAATTATTAGAGCAATTAGAAATTACACAATCCATACCATAAGTATCATGGTAGGCCCTTACAAAGTGATCTGAACTCGCTTTCGAAGCAGAATAGGGGCTATGCGGATCGTAAGCGGTGGTCTCGGTAAACATACCTGTTTCTCCTAAAGCGCCATAAACCTCATCGGTACTTACGTGGTAAAAACGTTTTTTATTATAGTCACCTTTCCAATATTCGCGGGCTGCATTTAATAAATTTACAGTACCAATAACATTAGTAATGACAAAAGCTGTAGGGTCAGAAATAGAGCGATCTACATGGCTTTCTGCCGCAAGGTGAATCACTGCATCGAAGTCTTCTGATTTAAACAGATCAAACATCGCATTAGCATCTGTGATATCTTCTTTTACAAATCTATAATTTGGTTTATTTTCAATATCGCTTAAGTTAGCCAGGTTACCTGCATAGGTAAGTTTATCTAAGTTTACGATCTCATATTGAGGATAGTTATTTACAAAGCGACGGACTACATGAGAGCCTATAAAACCAGCCCCTCCAGTAATTAAGATTTTTTTCACGGTATAAGAGATTTATAAAATGCTAAAATAGTTTACATAAACTAAAAAATCACTGTTTTTTAAACTAAAAACAAAAATGAACAAATTTTGTAAACTCATTTGCACTTTTAAATACTGAATAGGATCTGTATAAGCCTATTAGCATACCATTTAATTTAAAGACGGCTATATATTGTACTATGAATTAAAACAGAATTGCTTCAAATCGGATTAGGCCAATAATTGAATGAAATAACCACCAAGATTTAAGAAAGAAATAAAACTACATTGCCGCTACTGAACTTTCAAGCTCCTTATACCACTCTTCGCCGTATTTACGGATCAGCGGTCCTTTCAAAAAACTGTATACAGGAACTTTCAATTCGCGGCCAAAGGTACAGGCATCGTGGCAGATGTGCCAACGGTCGTAATTTAACACATCAAATTCCGGATATTTGGTTATCCGGATAGGGTAGAGGTGGCATGAAATCGGTTTCTGCCAATCTACAATACCTTGTTCATAGGCTTTCTCGATAGCACATTTGGTAATGCCACCTTCGAACAGTACATAAGCACATTCTTTATTTTTATCTACGCAAGGTGTAGTTAAATCGCCATCTTCATCCACTACATATACGCCCTGCTCTTCTATGGCCTTAATGCCTTTTTCATTTAACAGGTGTTTTATCTTTGGATAAATCTCTTCTAAGATAGCCTTTTCATCATTATCCAGCGGTGCACCCGAATCACCTTCCACACAGCAGATCCCTTTGCATTTGCTTAAATTACAAACAAAGTTTTCTTTCAACACGTCTTCGTGCACTAGCACCTGTTCAACTTCTATCATCATTATTCTTTTGCTAAAGCATATTTCAGCCCAGTGGCCGATTTTAATTCCATGGTTACCGCCCCCACCAATATCTCTACCTGAGCCTTTACGGGTACGCGGTTTCCATCGTCAGTTACCCAAAGGTATAAGCGGCTATCTTTTTTAAATATCCTGCCAGGTTTTATCGACGGACTAAATTTTAAGCAACGGATATTCCCTAATTTACTCTTAATGGTTTCTTTACCCACATATTCAACCTCTAAGGCAGAAATTTCATCGCCTAAAAAATAGTTCAACTTAAACTTATCACCAACTTTGATTTTACCA
This genomic interval carries:
- a CDS encoding dTDP-4-dehydrorhamnose 3,5-epimerase; this translates as MEIEQTGLKDCLIIKPRIFEDPRGYFFESFNQNTFEEKTGLSGRFVQDNESYSSYGVIRGLHAQAGEFAQAKLVRVTKGEVLDVAVDVRPSSPTYGKHFAIRLSAANKLQLYIPRGFIHGFSVLSETAEFLYKCDNFFNKASETGVIYNDVDLNIDWLIPEQDQAVSDKDLLLKPFSALQYI
- a CDS encoding dTDP-glucose 4,6-dehydratase produces the protein MKKILITGGAGFIGSHVVRRFVNNYPQYEIVNLDKLTYAGNLANLSDIENKPNYRFVKEDITDANAMFDLFKSEDFDAVIHLAAESHVDRSISDPTAFVITNVIGTVNLLNAAREYWKGDYNKKRFYHVSTDEVYGALGETGMFTETTAYDPHSPYSASKASSDHFVRAYHDTYGMDCVISNCSNNYGSHHFPEKLIPLAINNIKNNKPVPVYGKGENVRDWLWVEDHARAIDVIFHNSKTGDTYNIGGHNEWKNIDLINLLCTIMDQKLGREAGESAKLITYVTDRAGHDLRYAIDSSKLQKQLDWVPSLQFEEGLAKTVDWYLQNEDWLNNVTSGNYQSYYEQQYSHK